A section of the Malania oleifera isolate guangnan ecotype guangnan chromosome 2, ASM2987363v1, whole genome shotgun sequence genome encodes:
- the LOC131148040 gene encoding LOW QUALITY PROTEIN: zinc transporter 2 (The sequence of the model RefSeq protein was modified relative to this genomic sequence to represent the inferred CDS: inserted 7 bases in 4 codons; deleted 1 base in 1 codon; substituted 3 bases at 3 genomic stop codons): MASIFPSKVPELTSLIIGCFLFLQVSLILGHGEGMFAGRVSPXFYRWNXMLLGTQFAGGVFLGTSLMHFLSDSSSTFXPFAFMLALASYLLTMLGDCVVIGFVTSGISREVKVEVMEDGAAAENQEHKXKEVGMDLNAAFLKTSSFGDTLLLILALCFHSAFEGIAVGDAVTKAGAWRNFWTISLHEVFAAIEIVVALLSMIPKRPFLATXAYSLAFAMSSSVGVGIGISINATAQGCTANWIYAVSMGIACGVFIYVGXLITXQADPCNFDAPLFKFLAVLAGVGVMAVVIIWD; encoded by the exons ATGGCCTCCATTTTTCCCTCAAAAGTTCCCGAGTTAACCTCTCTGATCATCGGTTGCTTTCTATTCCTGCAAGTCTCCCTAATCTTGGGCCATGGAGAGGGTATGTTTGCTGGTCGAGTCTCTCCATAATTCTACAGATGGAA GATGCTTTTGGGTACTCAATTTGCAGGTGGGGTTTTTCTAGGGACATCTCTCATGCATTTCTTGAGTGATTCCAGCTCCACTTT GCCTTTTGCATTCATGTTGGCTTTGGCAAGTTACCTGCTCACCATGCTTGGTGACTGCGTAGTGATCGGCTTTGTCACAAGTGGAATCAGCAGAGAAGTCAAGGTGGAAGTAATGGAGGATGGGGCAGCGGCCGAAAATCAGGAGCATAAATGAAAGGAGGTGGGAATGGATCTTAACGCAGCTTTCCTAAAAACTTCATCATTCGGGGACACCCTGCTTCTCATCCTTGCTCTATGTTTTCACTCGGCTTTTGAGGGTATTGCTGTTGGCGATGCAG ttacAAAGGCTGGGGCATGGAGGAACTTTTGGACAATATCCTTGCACGAGGTATTTGCAGCCATAGAGATAGTAGTAGCACTT TTAAGTATGATACCAAAGAGGCCATTTCTGGCCAC GGCCTATTCTTTGGCCTTTGCCATGTCGAGCTCGGTTGGAGTAGGAATAGGCATTTCCATCAATGCCACAGCTCAGGGATGCACAGCCAATTGGATCTATGCAGTGTCCATGGGCATTGCGTGTGGAGTTTTCATTTATGTTG TATTAATCACGTAACAGGCTGACCCTTGTAACTTTGATGCTCCATTATTCAAGTTTCTTGCTGTTCTTGCTGGGGTTGGGGTCATGGCTGTTGTAATTATTTGGGATTAA
- the LOC131147640 gene encoding E3 ubiquitin-protein ligase SDIR1-like: MSFVFRGTRADIESGFPGFVPGRRALRVHAARPVNTNSLAFLVTVLLLFMILNSHQMSPNFLLWLVLGIFLMATSLRMYATCQQLQAQAQAHHAAASGLLGHTELRLHMPPSIAFATRGRLQGLRLQLALLDREFDDLDYETLRALDSDNVSSVPSMSEEEINALPVHKYKVTGPQSDGLLQHASSSSAMPEMKQDSRKADASTKNSEDELTCSICLEQVNRGELVRSLPCLHQFHSNCIDPWLRQQGTCPVCKLRVGSGWEDGRDSESEVADMV; this comes from the exons ATGAGTTTTGTTTTTCGGGGGACGAGAGCTGATATTGAAAGTGGATTTCCAGGATTTGTTCCTGGACGGCGAGCATTG CGTGTTCATGCAGCTCGGCCAGTGAATACCAACTCACTTGCTTTTCTTGTCACAG TGCTTCTGCTGTTCATGATTTTGAACTCTCACCAGATGTCACCCAACTTTCTG TTGTGGCTGGTTCTGGGCATCTTTCTGATGGCCACAAGTCTTAGGATGTATGCTACATGTCAGCAACTGCAAGCTCAGGCCCAAGCTCATCATGCTGCTGCCAGTGGCTTGCTTGGTCATACAGAACTGCGCTTGCACATGCCACCATCAATAGCTTTTGCAACACGAGGGCGACTGCAAGGATTGAGGCTGCAGCTTGCTCTTCTTGACCGCGAATTTGATGACCTAG ATTATGAAACTTTGAGAGCATTGGATTCTGATAATGTTTCTTCAGTTCCTTCAATGAGTGAGGAAGAGATAAATGCTCTACCAGTTCACAAGTACAAGGTCACTGGCCCACAAAG TGACGGTTTGCTGCAACATGCCTCTTCTTCATCAGCCATGCCTGAG ATGAAACAAGACTCCAGAAAGGCAGATGCAAGCACAAAGAATTCAGAAGATGAATTAACATGCAGCATTTGCTTAGAGCAGGTTAACAGGGGAGAGCTTGTCCGCAGCTTGCCATGTTTGCATCAG TTCCATTCAAACTGTATCGATCCTTGGCTGCGGCAGCAGGGGACATGCCCGGTGTGTAAATTAAGGGTGGGTTCAGGATGGGAAGACGGCAGGGATAGTGAATCTGAGGTTGCTGACATGGTTTAA
- the LOC131147639 gene encoding E3 ubiquitin-protein ligase RDUF2 — protein sequence MSSTASYWCYRCTRFVRVWPQDAVVCPYCDGGFVEEIDSAPRSETNPHRRFPPYAMGSSRPDFGQDSDPGFRRRRRNAGDRSPFNPVIVLRGPADGEAGGAGGGETATSSFELYYDDGSGSGLRPLPPTISEFLMGSGFDRLLDQLAQVEINGFGRAENPPASKAAVESMPTVEIVCNHIVSESHCAVCKEPFELGTEAREMPCKHIYHQDCILPWLSLRNSCPVCRHELPTDIPGGGRASPESAQSPANTEQETVGLTIWRLPGGGFAVGRFSGGRRASERELPVVYTEMDGGFNTSGAPRRISWASSRNRSRESGRFRRVFRNVFSFIGRLRSSSSSSSRSSTESDSSVSRSNSQPSSVLFGRHSRRHSRAWVLDD from the coding sequence ATGTCGTCCACGGCCTCCTACTGGTGTTACCGTTGCACCCGCTTCGTTAGGGTTTGGCCCCAGGACGCTGTCGTCTGTCCTTACTGTGACGGCGGCTTCGTGGAGGAGATCGACTCCGCGCCTCGCTCCGAAACTAATCCCCACCGTCGGTTTCCCCCCTACGCGATGGGGAGCAGCCGGCCGGACTTCGGTCAGGACTCGGATCCGGGGTTCCGACGCCGCAGGAGGAACGCTGGCGACCGATCGCCGTTCAATCCTGTGATAGTCCTCCGTGGCCCGGCGGACGGAGAAGCTGGAGGCGCCGGTGGCGGCGAGACGGCAACCAGTAGTTTCGAATTGTACTACGACGACGGGTCTGGGTCCGGTCTCCGGCCTCTTCCGCCGACGATTTCGGAGTTCCTGATGGGATCCGGGTTTGACCGGTTACTGGATCAGCTCGCGCAGGTCGAAATCAACGGGTTCGGGCGCGCCGAGAACCCGCCGGCGTCGAAGGCCGCCGTGGAGTCGATGCCGACAGTCGAGATCGTCTGTAATCACATAGTCAGCGAATCACACTGCGCTGTTTGCAAAGAGCCGTTCGAGCTCGGCACCGAGGCTCGCGAGATGCCCTGTAAGCACATCTATCATCAGGACTGCATCCTCCCGTGGCTTTCTCTTCGCAATTCCTGCCCGGTTTGCCGGCACGAGCTGCCGACAGACATCCCAGGAGGCGGAAGAGCTTCGCCGGAATCTGCACAATCTCCGGCGAATACAGAGCAAGAGACCGTGGGGCTGACTATCTGGAGGCTACCCGGTGGTGGATTTGCTGTAGGTAGGTTTTCTGGGGGTAGAAGAGCCAGCGAGCGCGAGCTTCCTGTTGTCTACACAGAAATGGACGGCGGATTCAATACCAGTGGCGCTCCGAGGAGGATATCGTGGGCGTCGAGCAGAAACAGATCGAGGGAGAGTGGCCGATTTCGCAGAGTTTTCCGTAACGTGTTCTCATTTATAGGGCGGCTGAGGTCGTCGTCTTCATCATCCTCACGTTCTAGTACAGAATCTGATTCTTCTGTAAGTAGAAGCAATAGTCAACCAAGTTCAGTTTTGTTCGGTAGACACTCGCGCAGGCATAGCAGAGCCTGGGTTTTGGACGATTAG